A single Oryctolagus cuniculus chromosome 16, mOryCun1.1, whole genome shotgun sequence DNA region contains:
- the BORCS8 gene encoding BLOC-1-related complex subunit 8, which translates to MEEPEMQIKGKKVTDKFTESMYVLANEPSVALYRLQEHVRRSLPELAQHKADMQRWEEQSQGAIYTVEYACSAVKSLVDSSVYFRSVEGLLKQAISIRDHMNASAQGHSPEDPPPPSSA; encoded by the exons ATGGAGGAACCGGAGATGCAGATCAAGGGGAAGAAAG TCACGGACAAGTTCACGGAGAGCATGTACGTTCTGGCCAATGAGCCGTCGGTGGCGCTGTACCGGCTGCAGGAGCACGTGCGCCGCTCGCTGCCAGAGCTGGCGCAGCACAAG GCCGACATGCAGCGGtgggaggagcagagccagggagcCATCTACACGGTGGAGTACGCCTGCAG CGCCGTGAAGAGCCTGGTGGACAGCAGCGTGTACTTCCGCAGCGTGGAGGGCCTGCTCAAGCAAGCCATCAGCATCCGCGACCACATGAACGCCAGCGCCCAGGGCCACAG